The Rhododendron vialii isolate Sample 1 chromosome 6a, ASM3025357v1 genome includes a window with the following:
- the LOC131329455 gene encoding uncharacterized protein LOC131329455 isoform X2 → MAVSFKYWDDCVDPQDMEALWADPEVRSEWINAGETKGQKVHLSRDPDGQPYLTQTEMKAVAGIIVRRHFVSQIDSDMICAIAELESDRQPIATRYNKKTKETTIGIMQILAKTADWLVSETGYREYEVEGNSKLLYRPFVNVYLGAAYLRWLSDYDQKERSEEFIVRAYKGGTKKATHKSTLLYWRRYLSVKESLPSRKVFEVGPMLDNPSVSSTPVQQTKTTGAADATWDSKVSSEDMEEMWNHPDVNKEWSKSGEKRGKVRFSHDAEKRPYISRVELRTALCALAEIVSMRFVNGVGPRPGVMGIDYPTACWLYKDLGYKAYKVESVDDLTKPFVSMYFGAAYLDWLSQYEGRERDPQFVVQAYLAGPKNVNLQQTGPLWLKFEEALSRYEDLKAEQGACTIL, encoded by the exons ATGGCTGTCAGCTTCAAATACTGGGATGACTGCGTCGACCCCCAGGACATGGAAGCACTTTGGGCCGATCCTGAAGTGAGAAGTGAATGGATTAATGCTGGAGAGACAAAAGGACAGAAAGTCCACCTCTCCCGGGATCCTGATGGTCAGCCTTATCTTACACAAACTGAGATGAAG GCTGTAGCTGGGATAATCGTTCGCAGGCATTTTGTTTCACAGATAGATTCG GACATGATTTGCGCTATTGCAGAACTTGAAAGTGACAGACAACCTATTGCTACACgttataataaaaaaactaaagaaactACTATCGGGATCATGCAAATTTTAGCAAAGACAGCGGATTGGCTGGTCAG TGAGACAGGTTACCGGGAATATGAAGTGGAAGGGAATTCAAAACTTTTGTACAGGCCCTTTGTAAATGTGTATCTTGGTGCTGCCTACCTTAGGTGGTTGTCAGATTATGACCAAAA AGAAAGAAGTGAAGAGTTCATAGTGAGGGCATATAAAGGTGGTACGAAGAAGGCAACTCATAAATCAACTTTGCTGTATTGGAGACGATATCTTTCAGTCAAGGAAAGCCTTCCTTCCAG AAAAGTTTTTGAAGTTGGTCCCATGCTGGACAATCCATCTGTTTCTTCTACTCCAGTTCAACAGACTAAGACTACAG GTGCTGCCGATGCAACTTGGGACTCTAAAGTTTCTTCAGAAGACATGGAGGAGATGTGGAATCATCCAGATGTCAACAAAGAGTGGAGCAAATCTGGAGAGAAACGGGGAAAAGTGAGATTTTCCCACGACGCTGAGAAGAGACCCTATATTTCCCGGGTGGAATTGAGG ACAGCTTTATGTGCTCTTGCTGAGATTGTAAGCATGCGTTTTGTGAATGGGGTTGGACCGCGCCCGGGAGTGATGGGAATTGACTACCCCACAGCTTGCTGGCTTTACAA GGACTTGGGCTACAAGGCTTACAAAGTAGAGTCGGTTGATGATCTAACAAAGCCGTTTGTTTCCATGTACTTCGGCGCTGCTTATTTGGATTGGCTATCACAATACGAAGGGAG GGAAAGGGATCCCCAGTTTGTCGTTCAGGCTTATCTTGCAGGGCCAAAGAATGTAAACCTTCAGCAGACAGGTCCTCTTTGGCTTAAATTTGAGGAAGCATTAAGTCGATACGAAGACTTAAAGGC GGAACAAGGGGCCTGCAccattttgtga
- the LOC131329455 gene encoding uncharacterized protein LOC131329455 isoform X1: MAVSFKYWDDCVDPQDMEALWADPEVRSEWINAGETKGQKVHLSRDPDGQPYLTQTEMKAVAGIIVRRHFVSQIDSDMICAIAELESDRQPIATRYNKKTKETTIGIMQILAKTADWLVSETGYREYEVEGNSKLLYRPFVNVYLGAAYLRWLSDYDQKERSEEFIVRAYKGGTKKATHKSTLLYWRRYLSVKESLPSRKVFEVGPMLDNPSVSSTPVQQTKTTGAADATWDSKVSSEDMEEMWNHPDVNKEWSKSGEKRGKVRFSHDAEKRPYISRVELRVAAETILSKYFSTRRVKATALCALAEIVSMRFVNGVGPRPGVMGIDYPTACWLYKDLGYKAYKVESVDDLTKPFVSMYFGAAYLDWLSQYEGRERDPQFVVQAYLAGPKNVNLQQTGPLWLKFEEALSRYEDLKAEQGACTIL, encoded by the exons ATGGCTGTCAGCTTCAAATACTGGGATGACTGCGTCGACCCCCAGGACATGGAAGCACTTTGGGCCGATCCTGAAGTGAGAAGTGAATGGATTAATGCTGGAGAGACAAAAGGACAGAAAGTCCACCTCTCCCGGGATCCTGATGGTCAGCCTTATCTTACACAAACTGAGATGAAG GCTGTAGCTGGGATAATCGTTCGCAGGCATTTTGTTTCACAGATAGATTCG GACATGATTTGCGCTATTGCAGAACTTGAAAGTGACAGACAACCTATTGCTACACgttataataaaaaaactaaagaaactACTATCGGGATCATGCAAATTTTAGCAAAGACAGCGGATTGGCTGGTCAG TGAGACAGGTTACCGGGAATATGAAGTGGAAGGGAATTCAAAACTTTTGTACAGGCCCTTTGTAAATGTGTATCTTGGTGCTGCCTACCTTAGGTGGTTGTCAGATTATGACCAAAA AGAAAGAAGTGAAGAGTTCATAGTGAGGGCATATAAAGGTGGTACGAAGAAGGCAACTCATAAATCAACTTTGCTGTATTGGAGACGATATCTTTCAGTCAAGGAAAGCCTTCCTTCCAG AAAAGTTTTTGAAGTTGGTCCCATGCTGGACAATCCATCTGTTTCTTCTACTCCAGTTCAACAGACTAAGACTACAG GTGCTGCCGATGCAACTTGGGACTCTAAAGTTTCTTCAGAAGACATGGAGGAGATGTGGAATCATCCAGATGTCAACAAAGAGTGGAGCAAATCTGGAGAGAAACGGGGAAAAGTGAGATTTTCCCACGACGCTGAGAAGAGACCCTATATTTCCCGGGTGGAATTGAGG GTGGCTGCCGAAACTATACTTTCAAAGTACTTTAGTACAAGAAGAGTAAAAGCA ACAGCTTTATGTGCTCTTGCTGAGATTGTAAGCATGCGTTTTGTGAATGGGGTTGGACCGCGCCCGGGAGTGATGGGAATTGACTACCCCACAGCTTGCTGGCTTTACAA GGACTTGGGCTACAAGGCTTACAAAGTAGAGTCGGTTGATGATCTAACAAAGCCGTTTGTTTCCATGTACTTCGGCGCTGCTTATTTGGATTGGCTATCACAATACGAAGGGAG GGAAAGGGATCCCCAGTTTGTCGTTCAGGCTTATCTTGCAGGGCCAAAGAATGTAAACCTTCAGCAGACAGGTCCTCTTTGGCTTAAATTTGAGGAAGCATTAAGTCGATACGAAGACTTAAAGGC GGAACAAGGGGCCTGCAccattttgtga